Proteins found in one Longimicrobium sp. genomic segment:
- a CDS encoding glycoside hydrolase family 19 protein, whose amino-acid sequence MRFDRTKFFDAYTNAFGALKQSQKDGLNALLAAAERDGDITDIRWLAYMFATVKHECAGTWRPIEEYGKGKGRKYGQPVTGTDAAGKEYSNVYYGRGYVQLTWDYNYRGMGAALKNRLLYEPQLALDAEVAYEIMSLGMRKGSFTGKKLGDYIHDGACDYVQARKIINGLDQAERIAGYAQKLEAILRGSAVAAVPGIPAPPQPVAPMMPSPGVAPATHLPNL is encoded by the coding sequence ATGAGATTCGACCGCACGAAGTTCTTCGACGCGTACACCAACGCGTTCGGCGCGCTGAAGCAGAGCCAGAAGGACGGCCTGAATGCGCTGCTCGCCGCCGCCGAGCGAGACGGCGACATCACCGACATCCGCTGGCTGGCGTACATGTTCGCCACCGTAAAGCACGAGTGCGCCGGCACCTGGCGGCCCATCGAGGAATACGGCAAGGGCAAGGGCCGCAAGTACGGCCAGCCCGTCACCGGTACCGACGCGGCCGGCAAGGAGTACAGCAACGTGTACTACGGCCGCGGCTACGTGCAGCTGACCTGGGACTACAACTACCGCGGGATGGGCGCCGCGCTGAAGAACCGGCTGCTGTACGAGCCGCAGCTGGCGCTGGACGCCGAGGTGGCGTACGAAATCATGTCGCTGGGGATGCGGAAGGGCTCGTTCACGGGCAAAAAGCTGGGGGACTACATCCACGACGGCGCCTGCGACTACGTCCAGGCCCGCAAGATCATCAACGGGCTGGACCAGGCGGAGCGCATCGCGGGGTATGCGCAGAAGCTGGAAGCCATCCTGCGCGGCTCGGCGGTCGCTGCCGTGCCCGGCATCCCGGCCCCGCCCCAGCCCGTCGCGCCCATGATGCCGTCGCCCGGCGTCGCCCCGGCAACCCACCTGCCGAACTTGT